The following proteins are encoded in a genomic region of Nonomuraea muscovyensis:
- a CDS encoding argininosuccinate synthase — MSERVVLAFSGGLDTSVAIPFLAEKMDAEVIAVAVDLGQGGEDMEAIQKRAMDCGAVESVVVDAKEEFAADFCVPALRANALYMDRYPLLSSLSRPLIVKHLVTAAKRFGGTVVSHGCTGKGNDQVRFEAGLAALAPDLRVVAPARDFAWTRDKAIEFAEEKGLPIETSKKNPFSIDQNLWGRAVETGYLEDIWNGPTEDVYAYTADPATPRDPDEVVITFEQGVPVKLDGRSLTPYQVVEELNRRAGAQGVGRIDMVEDRLVGIKSREVYEAPGAIALITAHMELENVTVERDLARFKRGVDQRWSELVYDGLWFSPLKDALDAFIDDAQRHVCGDVRMTLHGGRAVVTGRRSEQSLYDFSLATYDTGDTFDQSLARGFVQLFSLPSKIAAARDAKHG; from the coding sequence ATGTCCGAGAGAGTAGTCCTCGCGTTCTCTGGAGGCCTCGACACCTCCGTCGCCATCCCGTTCCTCGCCGAGAAGATGGACGCCGAGGTCATCGCCGTCGCGGTGGACCTCGGCCAGGGCGGCGAGGACATGGAGGCCATCCAGAAGCGCGCGATGGACTGCGGCGCCGTCGAGTCGGTCGTCGTGGACGCCAAGGAGGAGTTCGCCGCCGACTTCTGCGTGCCCGCGCTGCGCGCCAACGCCCTCTACATGGACCGCTACCCGCTGCTGTCGTCGCTGTCGCGGCCGCTCATCGTCAAGCACCTCGTCACCGCGGCCAAGCGGTTCGGCGGCACCGTCGTCTCCCACGGCTGCACCGGCAAGGGCAACGACCAGGTCCGCTTCGAGGCCGGCCTGGCCGCGCTCGCGCCCGACCTGCGCGTCGTCGCTCCGGCCCGCGACTTCGCCTGGACCCGCGACAAGGCGATCGAGTTCGCCGAGGAGAAGGGCCTGCCGATCGAGACCAGCAAGAAGAACCCGTTCTCCATCGACCAGAACCTGTGGGGCCGCGCCGTCGAGACCGGCTACCTGGAGGACATCTGGAACGGGCCGACCGAGGACGTCTACGCCTACACCGCCGACCCGGCCACGCCACGTGACCCCGACGAGGTCGTCATCACCTTCGAGCAGGGCGTCCCCGTCAAGCTCGACGGCCGGTCGCTGACGCCGTACCAGGTCGTCGAGGAGCTCAACCGGCGCGCCGGCGCGCAGGGCGTCGGCCGGATCGACATGGTCGAGGACCGCCTCGTCGGCATCAAGTCACGCGAGGTGTACGAGGCGCCCGGCGCGATCGCGCTGATCACCGCGCACATGGAGCTGGAGAACGTCACCGTCGAACGCGACCTGGCCCGCTTCAAGCGGGGCGTCGACCAGCGCTGGAGCGAGCTCGTCTACGACGGCCTGTGGTTCTCGCCGCTGAAGGACGCGCTCGACGCCTTCATCGACGACGCCCAGAGGCACGTCTGCGGCGACGTCCGGATGACCCTGCACGGCGGCCGCGCCGTGGTCACCGGCCGGCGCTCCGAGCAGTCCCTGTACGATTTCTCGC
- a CDS encoding arginine repressor gives MTIPMTKVARQAKITDLLQRQPVRSQPELAKLLAESGVEVTQATLSRDLDELGALKLRAEDGSLVYALPGEGGGRIPLARLGTGETPAARLHRIAEELLVSAEASANLVIVRTPPGAAQFLASAIDHADWESILGTVAGDDTILVISRDPQGGQALAGALLKAADRRS, from the coding sequence ATGACCATCCCGATGACCAAGGTCGCGCGCCAGGCGAAGATCACCGACCTGTTGCAGCGCCAGCCCGTACGCTCCCAGCCCGAGCTGGCCAAGCTGCTCGCCGAGAGCGGCGTCGAGGTCACCCAGGCGACCCTGTCGCGCGACCTCGACGAACTGGGGGCGCTCAAGCTGCGCGCCGAGGACGGTTCCCTGGTGTACGCGCTGCCCGGCGAGGGCGGCGGCCGCATCCCGCTGGCCCGCCTCGGCACCGGCGAGACTCCCGCGGCGCGGCTGCACCGCATCGCCGAGGAGCTGCTCGTCTCCGCCGAGGCCTCGGCCAACCTGGTCATCGTCCGCACTCCACCCGGCGCCGCCCAGTTCCTCGCCTCCGCCATCGACCACGCCGACTGGGAGTCCATCCTCGGCACCGTCGCCGGCGACGACACGATCCTGGTGATCAGCCGCGACCCGCAGGGCGGCCAGGCGCTCGCCGGCGCCCTGCTGAAGGCCGCCGACCGGCGCAGCTGA